The sequence TTGAAGCTTGAAGAACAGGGCTACGACTGGATCGAAGAAAAGTAATTGAGGCAGTCATGAGCTATATGAATTCTGAATTAGCACAGGCCGCCCAGGCACGCATCAATGCCCTTGGCATGCCCAAGCGCAACAACGAGCTGTGGAGTTTCTTCCCGGTCAACAAAATTCCATCTGTAGTGGATGCCGATAGCACCGCTGCTGGTGCCGCAGCCGATAGCGCCGCTGTGGAATGCGCCGACTTCGGCATTGCCGCCGAAACCGACATCGCAGCCCTTCTGCCCATCGCAAAGTCCGCTCCCGCCATGAAGAAAGATTTTGCCGCAGGCGAAACCGAAATGGGCCTCATCAAGAGCCGCGACGACTTCGGCCACAGCATTTTCAACATCGGGAAAAACGCCAAGGTTTCCCTGGAAATTCTAGACAACAAGGTGGAGCACGAAATTGCCGCCGAGCGCTTCGACATTAACGTAGAAGAAGGCGCCGAGCTGGAAATATTCTTTGCCAACCCCGCAAACGAATTGCCCCTGCAATTCCGCCATTTCGCGATTAAGCAGGCTGCCAATTCTACGGTTCACTTTTCCAACATCCTGCAGGACGCAGGCATCGGACGCATCAGCATCGACGTGGACCTGAACGGCGAAGGCGCCAACTTCGATTACCGCTCCTTGTCTGTGCTAAAGGGAAACGCCAGCAAGCACCAGCGCCTGACCATCCGTCATAACGCACCCAACACCGTAAGCTCCCAGTTCGCCCGCAACCTGCTGGACGAAAAGTCCTACGTCAGCTACGACGGCAGCGTCATCGTGGGTAACGGATGCAGCCAGGTGAACTCCAGCCAGCTGGTGAATTCCATCCTCCTGGGTGACGAATCCAGCGTTTCCGTAAAGCCGGTGCTGAAGATTTACCACGACGACGTGGAATGTACCCACGGCAACACCTGCGGTGAACTTGACGCCGACCAGATGTTCTATCTGACCAGCCGAGGCATCCCCGCCGAAACCGCCAAGAAAATGCTCATGAAGTCCTTCGCCAAGGAGCTGTTCCTGCCCCTGAACGATGGCCCCGCCAAGAAGCGTCTGCTGCAGGTTCTGGCAAGCTTGTAAGACATAAGCCTACAAAAACGCCCCAGGGAATTGTAAACCCTGGGGTATTTATATAAAATCTCTGTGCTGGCAGGTGATTCAGCAGTTATGCGTTCTAAAGTTCCTGCTTGGTCTTTTGTTTATTTCTGCAGTGCAGCCAGCTGAGCCTTGAGGGCGGCATTTTCCGCCATAAGGCGTTGATTGTCAGCATCCTTTGCGACGAGGTCGGCATCCTTTCGTGCTAATCGCGCCTTGAGGTTGCGATTTTCACGTTCGCGGGCACGGCGTACGTCACCGGCGCTGACAAAGCCAAGCCTTTCTCCTAAACTCTTGAATGCCATGTTCAACCTCTCTAGTGCTTTTTCGGTGATGTACTCCCCCAAATATAACTTTATTTTTTTAACCAAGGTAGTCCCCTTCGTATTGTCCATTTTCTTGAACAGGGGCTCCATTGCAATCAACACTTTCGAATAGGCCTTTGCATCGAAGGCATATTTCATGGTCATAAGTCCAATGGCCGCCTCGACTGATTCGCTCTGCCTTAAAAGATTATCGTTAAACTGTTTCAAATCCACGAAGGCGCATTCAAAAGGCAGTTCCCTCCCTTCAAAATCCCCATGAGGCTGTTTACGAAATTCTGCGAGAGGATCCCAGCTATCGGTGCCGTTATAAATGATGATAGCCTTGGTTGGCAACCATTTGAACGTTGTGTTAGACTTGTCCACCATCACATTGAAAGCGTAACGGAAGGTTTGTTCCAGGACATTTACCTTGTGTTCTGATTTGTGTTCCAGCAGGATGCCAAAATAAAAAGGTTCACCGGTATTTGTTGTTGCCTTGAACGCAATGTCAGCTTCGCCACGTTCATCTACATTATCGTAGCGTTCAGAGATTTCCTCCAGTGTATCAAGGTTTACATTGTTCAAAATCCGCTTTACACTTCCGGAGCCTTTGGATAACGTGCGCAGCATGGCTCGTGCATTGGCGGGATCGCTATAGACGTACTTGAAGAATCCATCGTGATTACGCTTTGTTCTCTTTTTATTCATTCATTTTCTTTGTTCTGTTCGTCGGGGCTAATTGCTCGGCGAAATGACGAGGACACGTCATTCACATATATACACGCTTTTTTCGCTTGGAATGCGCCCCTGAAAATGAAATTTTTTGAAATCCTGGCGCCTCCGGAGGATAATTTTCAAAAATAGGGCTGATTTACGGGAAAAACTGCTTTTTTATAGACCAGTTTCCCGTAATTTATTAGGTTGTTTGTGATATTTTTGTGGTTAGGGCTAATTTTTCCATGGCAACATGGCCAAAAGTGGAGCCAAAACAATGAAAATGCCGGCAAAAAGTGGCCGAATGGGGCTGTTTTTTTATTTCAGCCCGAATTTTGCAATAGTTTGTCTGTAAAATTACGGGAAAAACTAATCAAAAAACATCACTTTTCCCGTAATTTGGACATTTTCAGGCCAAAGATCTCCTTTTGCGCCTCTCAAGCCCGGGATAACATGTGGGAGGAGGCTAGGATAAAAAAATGCCCCAGGAGTTGAAAATACCCTGGGGTTTTGTTACAAGGCCTTGCTTCGCTAGGCCATGGCTAAGATAGCGCAGTGCGCCTCCTTAGTTAGAGGGCGCAAGGCGCCTACGCTCATGCTCGGACGTATAGACAAACAAGTTTGTCTATACGTCACTCGCTATCGCTTTAGTGGCACACAGTGCACAACAGTTCGGCTCACCTATACAGAAATGCAAGCATTTCTGTGCAGGATTCGCCTCCTAGTTGTCCTGGAGACAACGCACCGAGCGTCCGCTGCCCTTGTCGTTGTAGTTGACGCTCGCGACGTAGTCGTTGATGTACAGGCTGTAGGCGCGGTTGCTATCGTACTCCGTAGAAGACCAAAAGCTGGTGTAGTCGTCCAAATCGTCGAACTTCTCGCTGCGGCTGTAGTAGTTGCCAGCAGGGAGAGCGGAAAAGCCGAACTTGTCCGACCCATTTTCCCAACTGCCCGCGCGCAGATTTTGGTATCTCTCATCTTGAGAGGAGCCCGCTGCAGCCAGGAGACTTTCAAGTTCCTCCTTACTGGGCAAGCGCCAGCCACTGGGACAAGCCATCTTTGCAGCCTCCCAGGTGTACAGGCGACCGTATTTTTTGCAGTTGGCAGGGTCATTGTCGTAGCACCAGCTATCTTTTGTTCCATAATTCAAGTTCTCAGCCATCCATGTCTTGCCATCGGGCATCTTCACTGTCTCGTAGGTCTTACCATCACGAGCATCGGTTATTTTATCCCCGTTAGAGTCCCGGAAACAACGCACCGAGCCTCCGCCGTCCTTGACGTAGAAATTGACGTTCGCGCGGCTGTCGACGATGTCCAGGCTGTAGGCGTAGTAGTATCTATCGCGCTCCGTAGAAGCCCAAAAGCTGGTGACGTTGCCCAAATCGTGGAACTTCCTGTAGTCGCTGCGGTAGTCGCCAGCAGGGAGAGCGGAAAAGCCGAACTTGTCCGACCCATTTTCCCAACTGCGTGCGCGTAGATTTAGGGATCTTTCATCACCAGAGGTGCCCACTGCAGACAGGAGACTTTCAAGATCTTCCTTACTGGGCAAGCGCCAGCCTGCAGGGCAAGCCTTTTTCGCTGCTCCCCAGGTGTACAGGCGACCGTATTTTTTGCAGTTGGCAGGGTCATTGTCGTAGCACCAGCTATCTTTTGTTCCATAATTCAAGTTCTCAGCCATCCATGTCTTGCCATCGGGCATCTTCACGGTCTTGTACGTTTTTCCATCGCGGGAATCTTTTAAAGTTCCGCTCGGTGGCTGCGCCTCCGAGCGCTGCGAGGACACTTCGTCCCCCTCGTTGGAGTCATTGGCTCTGTCATCACGAATTTCTTCCTCAGTTTTCGAATTGCTTGCAGACTTCTTTATGCAACGGACCGAGAAGCCGTTTTTCTTTAAGGCGAACTTTATGTTTCCCTGAAAGAAATCGTCCGAATTCGAGCTTAGTACCCAATCGAAAGCACGAGAATCATCGCCTTCGGAGGAAGACCAAAGGTAGGCCGTTTCTCCCAGAAACTTGTATGCATTCTTGATACGGTCGCCGGCGGCCTGGCCCGAAAAGCCAAAACGATCATCGTATTCAAGTGCGCCTTCAACGGACATATCAAAGGTTCGCCCCTTCAAAACGGAGCCGGCGTTCCCTTCCCCAAC comes from Fibrobacter sp. and encodes:
- a CDS encoding Rpn family recombination-promoting nuclease/putative transposase, with amino-acid sequence MNKKRTKRNHDGFFKYVYSDPANARAMLRTLSKGSGSVKRILNNVNLDTLEEISERYDNVDERGEADIAFKATTNTGEPFYFGILLEHKSEHKVNVLEQTFRYAFNVMVDKSNTTFKWLPTKAIIIYNGTDSWDPLAEFRKQPHGDFEGRELPFECAFVDLKQFNDNLLRQSESVEAAIGLMTMKYAFDAKAYSKVLIAMEPLFKKMDNTKGTTLVKKIKLYLGEYITEKALERLNMAFKSLGERLGFVSAGDVRRARERENRNLKARLARKDADLVAKDADNQRLMAENAALKAQLAALQK
- a CDS encoding SufD family Fe-S cluster assembly protein — encoded protein: MSYMNSELAQAAQARINALGMPKRNNELWSFFPVNKIPSVVDADSTAAGAAADSAAVECADFGIAAETDIAALLPIAKSAPAMKKDFAAGETEMGLIKSRDDFGHSIFNIGKNAKVSLEILDNKVEHEIAAERFDINVEEGAELEIFFANPANELPLQFRHFAIKQAANSTVHFSNILQDAGIGRISIDVDLNGEGANFDYRSLSVLKGNASKHQRLTIRHNAPNTVSSQFARNLLDEKSYVSYDGSVIVGNGCSQVNSSQLVNSILLGDESSVSVKPVLKIYHDDVECTHGNTCGELDADQMFYLTSRGIPAETAKKMLMKSFAKELFLPLNDGPAKKRLLQVLASL